A part of Heliangelus exortis chromosome 3, bHelExo1.hap1, whole genome shotgun sequence genomic DNA contains:
- the VTA1 gene encoding vacuolar protein sorting-associated protein VTA1 homolog isoform X3: protein MQTGMKIDSKTPECRKFLSKLMDQLEAMKKQFGDNEAITQEIVGSAHVENYALKMFLYADNEDRAGQFHKNMIKSFYTASLLIDVLTVFGELTEENAQHRKYARWKAAYIHNCLKNGETPQPGPIGIEGESFADAEREDAGSSSLPSGTTQPTSSSSTYEANNTPTSNYTGIHIPPGAHAPANTPAEVPHNTGVTSNTIQPAPQNIPLVDPSLYNAQSAEEVRLTPEDFARAQKYCKYAGSALQYEDVSTAVQNLQKALKLLITGRE from the exons ATGCAAACAGGGATGAAAATTGATAGCAAAACCCCAGAGTGCCGTAAATTTTTATCCAAACTTATGGATCAGTTGGAAGCC atgaaaaaacaaTTTGGTGATAATGAAGCAATTACTCAGGAAATTGTTGGTTCTGCTCATGTGGAGAATTatgctttgaaaatgtttttgtatgCAGACAATGAAGACAGAGCTGGACAATTTCATAA aaacatGATAAAGTCCTTTTATACTGCAAGTCTCCTGATAGATGTTCTAACAGTATTTGGGGAGCTCACTGAGGAG aaCGCCCAGCATAGGAAGTATGCCAGGTGGAAGGCAGCATACATTCATAACTGCTTGAAGAACGGAGAGACTCCTCAACCTGGGCCTATTGGAATAGAAGGAGAGAGCTTTG CAGATGCTGAAAGGGAAGATGCAGGGTCGTCTTCTCTCCCAAGTGGAACAACTCAACCGACATCATCATCATCTACTTATGAAGCTAACAACACACCAACCAGTAATTACACTGGCATACATATACCACCAGGTGCCCATGCACCAGCTAACACTCCAGCTGAAGTACCTCATAACACAG GAGTGACAAGTAACACCATTCAGCCTGCTCCTCAGAATATTCCTCTAGTTGATCCTTCCCTTTACAATGCTCAGTCTGCTG AGGAAGTCCGTTTGACTCCAGAGGACTTTGCCAGAGCTcaaaaatattgcaaatatGCTGGCAGTGCTTTGCAATATGAAGATGTGAGCACTGCTGTGCAGAATCTACAGAAGGCACTCAAGTTACTGATTACGGGCAGAGAATGA
- the VTA1 gene encoding vacuolar protein sorting-associated protein VTA1 homolog isoform X4 encodes MQTGMKIDSKTPECRKFLSKLMDQLEAMKKQFGDNEAITQEIVGSAHVENYALKMFLYADNEDRAGQFHKNMIKSFYTASLLIDVLTVFGELTEENAQHRKYARWKAAYIHNCLKNGETPQPGPIGIEGESFDAEREDAGSSSLPSGTTQPTSSSSTYEANNTPTSNYTGIHIPPGAHAPANTPAEVPHNTGVTSNTIQPAPQNIPLVDPSLYNAQSAEEVRLTPEDFARAQKYCKYAGSALQYEDVSTAVQNLQKALKLLITGRE; translated from the exons ATGCAAACAGGGATGAAAATTGATAGCAAAACCCCAGAGTGCCGTAAATTTTTATCCAAACTTATGGATCAGTTGGAAGCC atgaaaaaacaaTTTGGTGATAATGAAGCAATTACTCAGGAAATTGTTGGTTCTGCTCATGTGGAGAATTatgctttgaaaatgtttttgtatgCAGACAATGAAGACAGAGCTGGACAATTTCATAA aaacatGATAAAGTCCTTTTATACTGCAAGTCTCCTGATAGATGTTCTAACAGTATTTGGGGAGCTCACTGAGGAG aaCGCCCAGCATAGGAAGTATGCCAGGTGGAAGGCAGCATACATTCATAACTGCTTGAAGAACGGAGAGACTCCTCAACCTGGGCCTATTGGAATAGAAGGAGAGAGCTTTG ATGCTGAAAGGGAAGATGCAGGGTCGTCTTCTCTCCCAAGTGGAACAACTCAACCGACATCATCATCATCTACTTATGAAGCTAACAACACACCAACCAGTAATTACACTGGCATACATATACCACCAGGTGCCCATGCACCAGCTAACACTCCAGCTGAAGTACCTCATAACACAG GAGTGACAAGTAACACCATTCAGCCTGCTCCTCAGAATATTCCTCTAGTTGATCCTTCCCTTTACAATGCTCAGTCTGCTG AGGAAGTCCGTTTGACTCCAGAGGACTTTGCCAGAGCTcaaaaatattgcaaatatGCTGGCAGTGCTTTGCAATATGAAGATGTGAGCACTGCTGTGCAGAATCTACAGAAGGCACTCAAGTTACTGATTACGGGCAGAGAATGA